Genomic segment of Apostichopus japonicus isolate 1M-3 chromosome 8, ASM3797524v1, whole genome shotgun sequence:
atcaaattgtgtttttttaaagcttttaacaTCCTCCCCTCAGCTTTGCACgtatttttggcatttggaaatcttactccctaagaataactaatatgatcccactactctctgggacctgaacgtctgagcttagaggctcagagcatagaaAACAGATCCAGAGTCAATTGATGTATACtaacagttagcttatcgacaaaTGCGTCAAGTTAGgagtatgaaagaacttgacacggcagacattttgtggtcaaattctcctcaattgtacggtgcataagtaCAGAACCTTAAATAATTTTAGTTCATTatatttctgaggaactacgcatatgaaaaacacatacagttgagtgatttggatttttccttgatagacatcgttgatcaatcCTCAAGTGCGTCAAtgatgagcccaccatgctataaATGAGAAGGCCGGGAGTTAGCTAAGGCAGggttaaaaaatgtgaaaagtgTTTGTCAACAAGGTAAAAAAAGGTGATTAAAATGCACCTGTGTTGCTTGTTGCACTTTTCATGACAGAATAATACCAGTTACTCTAATTTTCAATATGTCCTACCTTATAGTTTCCATCAATACTTAGGCATCTTCTGAGAATGATAAAGCGTTTGGGTATTGAGCGCCGACATTgcttttgaatattaattatgttCTGATCGTAGTGTTACTCTTATCAAGTAATGTGTGCTTGGTGTTTTTCTATCATTTAACATGTGTTCAATGTGTGCCTATAAATGTAGCCTGCTGAGTACACACAAGTAATTCAAACTGCATATTTGATAACTTATGTCAGAGGAGAGGGTGGAGAATTACAAACTGTACAGCAACAGGTTCAAAGTCCACCTTCATATATCTTTGGACAACCTAAAGTGGTGTGTAAAAACTACACTAACAGGTCACCGTTTCCATTGAATTGATTAATTTTGTTTGAATATATCCAAAGAGGTCGTGAAGTGATGATAACGGTGATGCAAAATATGAATGCTCATCAGGACAATAGTTTAATTATTGCAGGTACTCTAGTTTTAAATACACTTAACAACCACCTCCTCCCATAAAATGTACTCATTGTAATGATTTCATCAAAACTGAATTCGATGGTCGTGGAATACTTTATTTGATGTTGGATAAGAAATATTATACAAAGTAGACAAATTTATAAAACCCCTTGTAAACAGGTTGTCCCCTTTTTGTTCATATGCACACTACATTAATATCTTAAACTATCTTCAGTATTGTACATGTTAAGAAGCCTAAACAGCTACTTCCCAAAAATGTAAATCAATAATTTTGCTGAAAGTAGAAACACTTCAGTACTGTTGCAAATATTACATAAGCAATCTTTTAGGGAATAGAAATTGCTAAGGAAGGTAGCAGAAAAGCTTGCTTTCTCTGTGCGTTATCAAATTAGTTTCTTATTATTCACATTAAAACTTTTATGTGGATTACTTCTTTCATAGAATGTTATAGTTAGACTAGGACTATTATTTGATAGGCAAACAGATGCATGAACAATAACAGAAAGACACTCTTTGAAATGGAAACAATCGTTATTTCCATGTGCAAATATGGTGGTAGTAAATCTTATTTGTTGATTTCTTTTATATCTTATCTGTAACTCTAActtatattttgtatatgtacATTCATCTGCAGACTCCCAAGGAGTGCTTGTGAAAACCATGAGAGATAACCTGCTATGCCCCATTTGTCTTGACCTGCTGGAAAATGCAAAAACACTTCCATGTCAACATGTGGTCTGCAAAACATGCCTAGAACAATGGGTGGCAATGAAAGGTGAGCTGAGATGCCCCACCTGTAATACCAGACAACAGGAGCCATTTGGTGGAGTCAATGGGTTACCTTCTAACTTTATGTTGAACACTCTGGCAGCAGAGATAAGGAAACTAGACACACAGGATGAAACAGAGACAGGTATATttgaggaagaggaggaagaggaagaggaggacAAGGAGGATGAGAAGGAATCAGAGTCTGGCACCCCTCTAGCAGCAGCTTTGTCTCCTACAAATTCATGTGTAGATTTAAGTTCCGGTTACACCAGCTGGCAGAGTATTCCTGTGGCTGAGACAAGTTTCTTGGAAATACTGGGGAAGCAATTCAAGCTGAAGGGATCCACTGTAAAGCTTAAGCTGCAGTTTTGTGATGTAGAGGGCCAACCTATTCGAGGCAAATCCAGAGATGGTATTACAGCTTTTGTTGTACATCCAGACAAAGAGAGAATTCCGATTCTAGACGTAGCCTTCAGGAAGAGGAGTGGAGATTTCACAGTCAGTTTTGCAGCAGAGCAGATAGGAATACATTTAGTTGAGGTAACCCTGAACGGAGTGTCAGTTGTTGGATCCCCATCAAAAATTGTGGTACGACCAAACGGGATTATGGATCGCACACTGAGCCCCACTTTGCATGCACCCAAGGGAATTTTGGCCACACCTGATGAAATTTATGTCACAGACGAAAGTGACAAGGTCTATGTACAAACAGATTGGCAGGGTGATTGGGATGGTTTTGGCATGCACAAACCACCCCACAAAGAGTGTACACAGATATCACCCTTTGGTATCGCAAAATACAATGATAAGCTCTTCATCACAGATAGCTGCACAAGTTGCGTCTATGTTTATGTTCACATGGCATGCACAAACAACTTTGGTAAACGAGTAATGGAGCAACCAACTGGGATAGCAGTGAGTAAAGATGGAACAATCTACGTTGCAGACTGTGCATCAAATACTATTGACGTATTTAGGCACAATTATTCCCACATACGAAGCATTGATGTCAAGGGGAATGGTTCCCTCACACATCTTGCTGTTAACCAATCAGAGGATAGATGTATAGTGGCAGACGACAAGACCAACGTTATCAAGATCATCGATCTTAACAGGGATAGGATGGTCAAATCCATCAAGACAAGGATCAATCAAGCACCAGCAACTCCTTTTGGTGTTGCATTGGATGATGAGGACAACATATATGTATCAGTGACTTTTGACCCATCAAAGTTGAACAAAAGAAATGAGACAGCTAGAAATGTCAGGCGAAAAGGAGCTGTCGTAACGTATAATTCGGATGGTTATTTCCTAGGTACGATCGGCGAAAAAGAATTGATAAATCCCCGTGGTATTTGCTTTATCAATGATGATGACGATTCACCTCAACTCTTGGTTGTTGAAGGTGGTGATTGTGCATCACAGTCTGGGTGTATAAAAGTATTCAGACTGTAATAAAAACTTAAGCTGTCTTCCTAAAAACTGAACACTGTAAAATTAACATTAAATGATATGGGATGACTACatattgtaaataaaatctATTGAAAATAGCAACATGAATTACCTTTCATTATCCTAAACGAAATACAATTTCATATATAACggtgccatatatatatatttccagtaCATGTgtggaaaaagaaaattgaaaggCAGTAATTGTACACTT
This window contains:
- the LOC139971414 gene encoding uncharacterized protein; the protein is MGNKTSQPSSPSTPSDDVVSSNVQYQSRSSVVSSRGQCSQSGCYNYKDQGNCLGFCEQCYRRYKRILFDKSESHGAATSSRSSQRGLHLESSSKLPSPESHRLSRDSYSTGLYRTATTTDPLSSHISSQRPAYDGISARSRTTDTSYSRPTCTSYTRTTFTISAQPTGTRSSRPTGTPSTRTTVNPSARPTVNPPARPTVTPPTRPTGTHLTRHTGTPSTRTTAIPSTRPAGTHSTRPTGTPSTRTTVIPSARPIGTHSTKPTCTPSTRTAASSAHTKAAASSSSLYNGDTSYNLFSNEYKPTPSASSAGTASGGYGCSSCGSVTSSDSQHNVMCQLNASMSNQDNAGARPKQYKATNQAKPKPLMDVVVKPKESTAINTSSDTISALPGSKPSETSTKQSSKKDSQGVLVKTMRDNLLCPICLDLLENAKTLPCQHVVCKTCLEQWVAMKGELRCPTCNTRQQEPFGGVNGLPSNFMLNTLAAEIRKLDTQDETETGIFEEEEEEEEEDKEDEKESESGTPLAAALSPTNSCVDLSSGYTSWQSIPVAETSFLEILGKQFKLKGSTVKLKLQFCDVEGQPIRGKSRDGITAFVVHPDKERIPILDVAFRKRSGDFTVSFAAEQIGIHLVEVTLNGVSVVGSPSKIVVRPNGIMDRTLSPTLHAPKGILATPDEIYVTDESDKVYVQTDWQGDWDGFGMHKPPHKECTQISPFGIAKYNDKLFITDSCTSCVYVYVHMACTNNFGKRVMEQPTGIAVSKDGTIYVADCASNTIDVFRHNYSHIRSIDVKGNGSLTHLAVNQSEDRCIVADDKTNVIKIIDLNRDRMVKSIKTRINQAPATPFGVALDDEDNIYVSVTFDPSKLNKRNETARNVRRKGAVVTYNSDGYFLGTIGEKELINPRGICFINDDDDSPQLLVVEGGDCASQSGCIKVFRL